In Candidatus Cohnella colombiensis, one DNA window encodes the following:
- a CDS encoding Npt1/Npt2 family nucleotide transporter translates to MERRILKNPLTSIVRQLQSDRLEYSKVFFLFGYLFCVVSAATVGRTAADTLFLSAYDASVLSYMYLPQAIILILVGIVYQKLCSRFRTDVIVIAVIISAGLLALVSRLLIAIGINGILPFIYIGFDVLNFLMIVCFWQFATAVLDQRKAKRTIGWVGSGGIVGGILSGFGLKALAQPIGTENLIYVYAGFQLLSLFFVMCIYVKISDRNEAFAVKIAPKSADKRIERSKEAKKGLFQSVPHLRYVAIVAATITISLTLIDYQFKTILRSSLQNEALAGFMGSFYGYAGLLALLVQLFISGKMITRFGVTTAILVFPIVLLSGSVLLLIVPILAIATMVKGSDKVLGDTIYSSVNQLIMFPIPPEWRGKAKAFIDGIARNGAKGVAAVGLILLSQYISIEQFSYIILGLMICCVIAAIKIKKTYLALLLSTLQSKDMNIEGEHVNLMDPASIQIMVDALRGNDPQQALYAFQFLQSVDGFDMAPYFEPLLKHPSEQIRIEMLKYIQAETPRSAEHLLESLLESVDINVRSSAILAVAAYAKEPHQERMIQLLKDKDIHIRSVSIAGLIKYYGIEGMFHAVGSLKEMMGSIREDEREAMAAIFGLIGIARFYKPLIPMLSDASEQVKISALHSAKLLTIPELIPHIVPLLKDSTTRQQAIEALAVYNEADILRVLTPYMYSEDNHHHIPLVIERFASQTAFDALLERYEHLTTDMRDKVLESVTRMKDNLCFIQPVYGERLITGEIETFWAYVEHSEQIPKVNELAWINKEMDEIKVRQIRTIFQLLAIVYDTQTINRVYVNWATGDVRQQANAAEAIDQLLNGKLRTEMVKIMDYKAPIHNEQSDSIVINEQLEWLYRQGDSWLRCLIDQVRNVETDQSTEAEPLERVRLLSHVSLFAGLSSKDLFKISQLLEVVNVSKDAPIIKEMELGDSLYLIKQGSVGIYRNGSKIGKLSTSDCFGEMAVITQGHRTATIVAEEDTQLYQLTSQAFFNGLFERTEIAREMMKILSRRLRSMNANIESSDAVHSIQHEVAAAKHREPHDVDELETMSDQAKNAKIVKRVLTLQRIGLFANFSQKDLIQLASLVNEREYGVGEIICRIGDYGDTMYGIVEGQIQIHKGSEILATLGVGQCFGEMTLIDGEPRSADCTVNVPTVLLELTREQVMSFCFQRIDVLKAIIHVLAERCLDTQQRT, encoded by the coding sequence ATGGAAAGGCGCATATTGAAAAATCCACTGACATCGATCGTTCGTCAGCTACAATCGGATCGACTTGAATATTCAAAAGTGTTTTTTCTATTTGGTTATTTGTTTTGTGTTGTATCCGCTGCAACGGTTGGTCGAACTGCAGCGGATACTTTATTTTTGAGCGCATATGATGCCTCCGTGTTATCCTATATGTATTTGCCACAAGCGATAATATTGATTTTAGTTGGCATTGTATATCAGAAATTATGCAGTCGATTTCGTACAGATGTTATTGTAATTGCTGTAATAATAAGCGCGGGCTTACTAGCGCTAGTCTCTCGATTATTAATTGCAATTGGAATAAATGGAATATTGCCTTTCATCTATATTGGATTCGATGTTTTGAATTTCCTTATGATTGTATGCTTCTGGCAATTCGCTACGGCAGTATTGGATCAACGTAAAGCCAAACGAACGATTGGGTGGGTCGGAAGTGGAGGGATTGTCGGGGGCATCCTTAGCGGTTTCGGTCTGAAAGCATTGGCACAACCGATAGGTACAGAAAACTTAATCTATGTATATGCAGGCTTTCAACTGCTTAGCCTGTTCTTCGTTATGTGTATCTATGTAAAGATTTCTGACCGGAATGAAGCTTTTGCTGTAAAGATAGCCCCAAAGAGTGCTGACAAGAGAATAGAACGTAGCAAGGAAGCGAAGAAAGGATTATTTCAATCAGTTCCTCATTTGCGCTATGTAGCTATAGTTGCAGCCACAATAACCATTTCTTTAACGCTTATCGATTATCAATTTAAGACGATTTTACGCAGTAGTTTGCAAAATGAAGCTCTGGCCGGCTTTATGGGAAGCTTCTATGGCTATGCAGGGCTTCTGGCTTTACTCGTACAATTATTTATTTCTGGAAAAATGATTACTCGTTTCGGCGTAACGACAGCTATTCTCGTCTTTCCTATCGTCCTGTTATCTGGAAGTGTCCTGTTGCTGATTGTGCCCATTCTTGCCATTGCGACAATGGTAAAGGGCAGTGACAAAGTGCTGGGCGACACCATATACAGCTCTGTTAACCAGTTAATTATGTTCCCGATTCCACCGGAATGGAGAGGGAAAGCGAAGGCATTCATCGATGGGATTGCCCGAAATGGCGCTAAAGGTGTGGCTGCAGTTGGCTTGATTCTCTTATCTCAATATATATCGATAGAACAATTTAGCTATATCATTCTGGGCTTGATGATTTGCTGTGTGATCGCAGCAATCAAGATCAAGAAGACTTATCTAGCATTACTACTTTCAACGTTGCAGTCGAAAGATATGAATATAGAAGGTGAACATGTTAATTTGATGGATCCTGCTAGTATTCAGATCATGGTTGACGCATTAAGAGGTAACGATCCGCAACAAGCGCTGTATGCTTTTCAATTTCTACAGAGTGTAGATGGATTCGATATGGCTCCGTATTTCGAACCGTTATTGAAACATCCGTCTGAACAAATTCGCATTGAGATGTTGAAATATATCCAAGCAGAGACACCGAGATCAGCTGAGCATCTATTGGAGTCGCTATTGGAATCAGTGGATATCAATGTGCGGTCCAGTGCGATTTTGGCAGTGGCAGCATATGCGAAAGAACCGCATCAAGAACGGATGATCCAGTTATTGAAAGACAAAGATATTCATATTCGTTCCGTATCTATCGCGGGATTAATTAAATATTATGGAATTGAAGGGATGTTTCACGCGGTCGGATCATTAAAGGAGATGATGGGCAGCATTCGCGAGGATGAAAGAGAGGCGATGGCTGCAATTTTCGGCTTGATCGGGATTGCTAGATTTTATAAACCATTAATACCGATGCTATCAGATGCTTCCGAGCAAGTAAAAATTAGCGCGTTGCATTCAGCTAAGCTACTCACAATTCCCGAGCTTATTCCACATATTGTTCCACTCTTAAAGGATAGCACGACAAGGCAGCAAGCAATCGAAGCATTAGCAGTTTACAACGAAGCGGACATCTTACGAGTACTTACACCCTACATGTATTCAGAAGACAATCATCATCACATCCCACTCGTAATCGAAAGATTCGCATCACAAACAGCGTTCGATGCATTACTTGAGCGTTATGAGCATTTGACGACGGACATGCGAGACAAGGTGCTCGAGTCTGTTACACGGATGAAGGACAATCTTTGCTTCATTCAGCCCGTATATGGAGAACGATTAATAACCGGGGAGATTGAGACATTCTGGGCGTATGTTGAGCACAGCGAGCAGATCCCGAAGGTGAACGAGCTTGCTTGGATCAATAAAGAAATGGACGAAATCAAAGTCAGACAAATCAGAACTATATTTCAGCTACTAGCAATCGTCTACGACACTCAAACGATCAATCGCGTATATGTAAATTGGGCAACGGGTGATGTCAGGCAGCAGGCGAATGCGGCTGAAGCAATAGACCAGCTGCTCAATGGTAAGCTTCGTACCGAAATGGTGAAAATAATGGACTATAAAGCTCCAATACATAATGAGCAATCTGATTCAATTGTCATCAATGAACAGCTTGAATGGCTTTATCGACAAGGTGATTCCTGGTTGCGTTGCTTAATTGATCAAGTCCGGAACGTTGAAACAGATCAAAGCACAGAAGCAGAGCCATTGGAGCGTGTTCGTTTGCTCAGTCATGTTTCATTGTTCGCGGGATTGTCGAGCAAAGATTTATTTAAGATTTCTCAGCTGTTAGAGGTAGTAAATGTATCCAAAGACGCCCCAATCATCAAGGAAATGGAACTAGGAGACTCACTCTATTTAATCAAGCAAGGTTCAGTAGGTATATATCGAAATGGATCGAAAATTGGAAAACTTAGCACGAGTGATTGTTTTGGTGAGATGGCAGTAATTACGCAAGGTCATAGAACGGCAACCATTGTTGCAGAGGAGGACACGCAACTCTATCAGTTGACCTCTCAAGCGTTCTTCAATGGACTATTCGAGAGGACCGAAATTGCGCGCGAAATGATGAAGATACTGTCCCGTCGATTGCGATCCATGAATGCTAACATCGAATCGTCAGACGCTGTCCATTCCATTCAGCATGAGGTTGCTGCTGCAAAACATCGTGAACCTCATGATGTTGATGAACTTGAAACGATGTCAGATCAAGCTAAAAACGCAAAAATTGTGAAGCGCGTATTGACGCTACAGAGAATCGGCTTATTTGCGAATTTCTCACAGAAAGACCTGATCCAACTCGCGAGTTTGGTGAATGAAAGGGAATATGGGGTAGGAGAGATAATTTGTCGCATTGGAGATTATGGTGATACGATGTACGGTATTGTAGAAGGACAGATCCAAATTCACAAGGGAAGCGAAATTTTAGCTACGCTCGGTGTAGGTCAATGCTTCGGTGAGATGACGCTAATCGATGGTGAGCCCAGATCAGCCGACTGCACCGTCAATGTACCAACGGTGCTACTTGAGCTTACAAGAGAACAAGTCATGAGCTTCTGTTTCCAACGAATTGATGTCCTTAAAGCAATCATCCATGTACTAGCCGAGCGATGCCTCGATACCCAGCAACGAACTTAA
- a CDS encoding 50S ribosomal protein L25: MIMLQAKPREHMNRSALKRLRTGYRLPGIIFGAKSDNIMIDLSAKEFQQYTRTGDSGVLEIELEGKGKIAVLLEDVQRDPVTREYIHVDFLRVNDNEVVRTKVTVEYTGTANIAKLGGVIQIQSTLIEIEALPANIPSLITVDLSDMNIGESLVVGNLDIPAGVSLISSVDEQLVSIIPPKAG; this comes from the coding sequence ATGATCATGTTACAAGCGAAACCACGTGAACATATGAATCGTTCAGCACTTAAGAGACTTCGTACGGGTTACAGATTGCCGGGAATTATTTTTGGGGCAAAGTCAGATAACATTATGATAGATCTGTCAGCTAAGGAATTTCAGCAGTATACGAGAACTGGGGATTCTGGAGTTTTGGAAATAGAGCTAGAAGGCAAAGGTAAAATTGCTGTATTGTTAGAGGACGTACAACGAGATCCAGTAACACGGGAATATATCCATGTTGATTTTCTTCGTGTGAACGATAATGAAGTTGTCCGTACTAAGGTTACTGTTGAATATACGGGAACTGCGAACATCGCAAAGCTAGGCGGTGTTATTCAAATACAAAGTACACTCATCGAAATTGAAGCGCTCCCGGCGAATATCCCTTCATTGATCACAGTCGATCTAAGTGATATGAACATTGGGGAGTCGCTCGTTGTGGGTAATCTTGATATACCTGCGGGCGTGAGCTTGATTTCATCCGTCGATGAACAACTCGTTTCGATTATTCCACCTAAGGCAGGTTAA
- a CDS encoding TetR/AcrR family transcriptional regulator, giving the protein MNKRKKVVLEHTLALFLEKGIQQTSIQDIIEHAQISKGTFYNYFSSKNECIGALLEYNYHESSLSRTELTIGKDLSDVNLLIEQISMIGGLSEKRGYHNVVEEIFHLGEIELKRLVLQYRLLDFEWTAERLVDVFGEELRPHAFECSVILHGMLHTLLFTGKISHQSLIDRKKVTTSVFRYLPNIIHSLIHDNTAVLDNEKLTFLKDNLHMERVDKSELLEMLEELLQVESLTRAQIELTQALHYEIEQTILREVVIQALLQPLADAYQDSSYYKTAREIINITWLYLKQR; this is encoded by the coding sequence ATGAATAAACGCAAGAAAGTTGTTCTGGAGCATACCTTGGCACTTTTTTTGGAAAAAGGCATTCAGCAAACTTCAATACAGGACATTATTGAACACGCTCAGATTTCGAAGGGTACGTTTTATAATTATTTTTCATCAAAAAATGAATGTATTGGCGCTTTGCTGGAGTATAACTATCATGAATCAAGCTTAAGTCGGACGGAGCTTACGATTGGTAAAGACTTGTCAGATGTCAATCTTCTCATCGAACAAATTTCAATGATTGGTGGACTAAGTGAAAAAAGAGGCTATCACAATGTTGTCGAAGAGATCTTTCATTTAGGCGAAATTGAATTAAAGAGGCTTGTGTTGCAATATAGACTGCTCGATTTCGAATGGACAGCAGAACGATTAGTTGACGTATTTGGTGAAGAGCTGCGGCCACATGCGTTTGAATGCTCTGTTATTTTACATGGTATGTTGCACACTTTATTGTTCACGGGGAAAATTTCACATCAAAGTTTAATCGATCGCAAAAAGGTTACTACCTCAGTTTTTCGCTATTTGCCGAATATCATACATTCACTCATCCACGACAACACTGCCGTATTGGACAACGAGAAATTAACGTTTCTGAAGGACAATCTGCATATGGAGCGCGTGGATAAATCTGAATTGCTGGAAATGCTGGAAGAACTGTTGCAAGTAGAGAGCTTAACGAGAGCGCAAATAGAACTCACACAAGCATTGCATTATGAGATCGAGCAAACCATATTACGCGAGGTCGTCATTCAAGCATTGCTCCAGCCGCTTGCCGATGCTTATCAAGATTCATCCTATTACAAGACGGCCAGGGAAATCATAAATATTACGTGGTTATATCTGAAACAGCGTTGA
- a CDS encoding DHA2 family efflux MFS transporter permease subunit, which yields MSTNVTLPKPPYVMIAILFFGAFVSFLNNSLMNVALPTIMLDFGIEDYSIVQWLSTGYMLVSGILIPVSAFLLLKFTNRTLFITSMTIFTIGTVIAAIAPNFGILLAGRMAQAAGSAAMSPLLMNVMLVSFPREKRGAAMGIFGLVMITAPALGPTLSGYIVEFYNWRLLFEMIIPFGVISVLLAIWKLKNVMPTQSVKLDYFSVVLSTLGLGGLLYGCSMASSSGWSDSVVISTIVIGAIALTLFILRQFMMDQPLLDLRVYKHPMFALGSAISVVNAVAMFSGMILTPAYVQSVRGISPLDSGLMMLPGALIMALMMPITGKLFDKYGPRMLSFVGLTITALATYMLSHLQIDSSYNYIILIYSLRMFGISMVMMPIMTNGMNQLPTRLNPHGTAVNNTIQQVAGAIGTAIFVTIMNSHAAKGAAKLMAGLDPTAIGVEQMASIKQQALLEGIQYTFLIATFTSIVALLLSFFMKRVDVSKAALAKIEAE from the coding sequence ATGAGCACAAACGTTACACTACCAAAACCCCCGTATGTCATGATAGCTATTCTGTTTTTTGGTGCATTTGTTTCATTCTTAAACAACTCATTAATGAATGTCGCGCTTCCAACAATCATGTTAGATTTCGGAATCGAGGATTATTCGATTGTACAATGGCTTTCGACGGGTTACATGCTCGTAAGCGGAATATTGATCCCCGTGTCGGCTTTCTTGCTCTTAAAATTCACAAACAGAACTTTGTTTATTACTTCAATGACAATTTTCACCATAGGTACCGTTATCGCCGCTATTGCTCCGAATTTCGGTATTTTGTTGGCAGGGCGTATGGCTCAAGCCGCCGGATCAGCCGCTATGTCTCCATTGCTGATGAATGTAATGCTAGTCAGCTTTCCAAGAGAAAAACGCGGTGCAGCGATGGGGATCTTCGGTCTTGTTATGATCACCGCTCCTGCTCTAGGTCCGACATTGTCAGGGTACATTGTGGAATTTTATAACTGGCGTTTATTGTTTGAGATGATTATCCCATTTGGAGTAATTAGTGTATTGCTTGCCATTTGGAAGTTGAAAAATGTAATGCCAACCCAGTCAGTCAAGCTGGATTATTTCTCCGTAGTATTGTCCACACTTGGCTTAGGCGGGCTGCTCTATGGCTGCAGTATGGCCAGCTCCTCGGGTTGGTCAGATTCCGTCGTCATCTCTACAATTGTAATTGGAGCAATTGCATTAACGCTGTTCATCCTGCGCCAGTTCATGATGGATCAACCCTTATTGGATTTACGTGTGTACAAACATCCGATGTTTGCGCTTGGCTCAGCTATATCGGTTGTGAATGCAGTAGCTATGTTCTCCGGGATGATTTTAACTCCGGCATATGTACAGAGCGTACGCGGAATTTCACCTCTAGATTCTGGTTTAATGATGCTCCCTGGCGCACTTATTATGGCGCTCATGATGCCGATAACAGGTAAGCTGTTCGATAAGTATGGCCCTCGCATGTTGTCGTTTGTAGGTCTGACAATCACAGCGCTCGCAACATATATGTTATCTCATTTGCAAATCGATTCTTCTTACAATTACATTATCTTAATTTATTCTTTACGGATGTTCGGGATCTCTATGGTCATGATGCCGATTATGACGAATGGGATGAACCAATTGCCTACGAGATTAAATCCTCATGGGACAGCCGTGAACAACACGATTCAACAGGTTGCCGGAGCGATTGGTACAGCAATATTTGTAACGATCATGAACTCTCACGCTGCGAAGGGTGCGGCCAAGCTCATGGCAGGTCTCGACCCAACCGCAATAGGTGTAGAGCAGATGGCGAGCATTAAACAGCAAGCATTACTTGAAGGGATACAATATACATTCCTTATCGCGACATTCACTTCGATAGTTGCTTTGTTGCTAAGTTTCTTCATGAAACGTGTGGATGTCAGTAAAGCAGCTTTGGCCAAGATTGAGGCTGAGTAA
- a CDS encoding exosporium protein C, which yields MVRILDKAAVQPLRKFNLSRSFTIRRSPGRSRLATIQLRIPVSNAQPNRVELVATVGVKGVTGIAQILFRIFRDRTEIFNTQQGIESAASEQNYAVTFQAIDKNVRSGRHVYTVTAENLTANTRADVVGPISFSGLAVQTTT from the coding sequence TTGGTACGTATTCTCGATAAGGCTGCTGTACAGCCATTGCGTAAATTCAATTTATCTAGGTCATTTACGATCCGACGTTCACCAGGTAGGTCACGATTAGCAACTATTCAATTAAGAATACCCGTATCGAACGCTCAACCTAACCGTGTTGAATTAGTAGCAACTGTTGGTGTCAAGGGGGTTACCGGCATCGCCCAAATCCTTTTTAGAATTTTCCGCGACAGAACCGAGATTTTTAATACACAGCAAGGTATTGAATCCGCTGCATCAGAACAAAATTATGCCGTCACCTTTCAGGCGATCGATAAAAATGTAAGATCAGGTAGACATGTTTACACAGTTACCGCAGAAAACCTAACCGCAAATACAAGAGCTGATGTTGTAGGCCCGATTTCTTTTAGTGGACTAGCCGTTCAAACAACAACCTAA
- a CDS encoding ABC transporter ATP-binding protein, which yields MFEMKWLWQNLKGDRTRYILALFLSVAGSSLMIVNPYISQRIVDTFIAGDNALQNMTQERGLLIVLCLSMVGFTLLRSGLAYLTTMLYERSSQNMMYRIRIYLYNKILGQDMHYYDRNRTGDLMTKMTGDLDMVRHSMAWIIKTIIESLTIFVAAVVYFFVIDAELTLWLLILAPPIFIIAYIFAKRVRPMYVDLRERLSQLNTITQENIAGNRVIKAFAREEFEVEKFTDKNVNYSKANKTAALVWLDYFPYLETLAQAFYVILVLAGGLFVMNGRISFGEFAAFSSLLWAVSNPMRNIGIIINDVQRFMASTTKIIEVYYSQPSITNEHRALEMRRFEGRITFDHVTFKYDKAIVLDDISFTVEPGETIAIMGSTGSGKTTLVNLIPRFYDVAKGRVLIDGLDVSKLELDELRGNIGVATQDVLLFSDTIEGNISYGNPDLPEEEAITYAQLASAHDFITKMSEGYDTIVGERGIGLSGGQKQRIALSRAMAVRRPILILDDTTSAVDLETEEHIQKSLRELDYPCTKIIIAQRVSTTAQADRILILDGGRLVEQGTHAELLEKRGYYYDVFMLQNEGIERKVTTHGKE from the coding sequence ATGTTTGAAATGAAATGGCTATGGCAAAATCTGAAGGGAGACCGGACACGGTATATCCTAGCACTCTTCCTTTCAGTTGCGGGCTCCTCGCTCATGATTGTGAATCCGTACATCAGCCAACGTATCGTCGATACATTTATTGCAGGGGACAATGCGCTGCAGAATATGACACAGGAACGAGGACTGCTTATCGTTCTCTGTCTGAGCATGGTCGGCTTTACGTTACTGCGTTCAGGTCTGGCTTATTTGACAACGATGCTGTACGAGCGCTCCTCACAGAATATGATGTACCGCATTCGCATTTATTTGTACAACAAGATCCTCGGTCAGGACATGCATTACTACGATCGTAACCGTACCGGCGATCTCATGACGAAGATGACAGGCGATTTGGACATGGTACGGCACTCGATGGCATGGATTATAAAGACGATCATCGAATCATTAACGATCTTCGTCGCTGCAGTCGTTTATTTTTTTGTAATTGATGCTGAATTAACACTCTGGCTGCTTATTTTGGCGCCACCGATTTTTATAATCGCATATATATTTGCAAAGCGCGTTCGCCCAATGTATGTCGACCTGCGCGAGCGGCTATCTCAGCTCAACACCATTACGCAGGAAAATATTGCAGGGAATCGTGTTATCAAGGCCTTCGCGCGTGAAGAGTTTGAAGTCGAGAAGTTTACCGATAAGAACGTCAATTATTCCAAGGCGAACAAGACCGCTGCACTTGTATGGCTCGATTACTTTCCATATCTGGAAACGTTAGCTCAAGCATTTTACGTAATCCTAGTGCTGGCAGGCGGGCTGTTTGTCATGAACGGTCGTATTAGCTTCGGTGAATTCGCCGCCTTCTCTTCGCTCCTCTGGGCCGTTTCCAACCCGATGCGCAACATCGGTATTATCATTAATGACGTTCAACGCTTTATGGCCAGCACGACAAAAATTATTGAGGTCTATTATTCCCAACCTAGTATCACCAATGAACACAGAGCTCTGGAAATGCGCCGTTTTGAAGGCCGCATAACATTTGATCATGTAACCTTCAAATACGATAAAGCGATTGTACTGGACGATATTAGCTTTACTGTAGAGCCTGGTGAAACGATCGCGATTATGGGCTCAACGGGCTCAGGAAAGACGACACTCGTGAACCTGATTCCACGTTTTTACGATGTAGCCAAGGGGCGTGTGCTCATTGATGGCTTGGATGTGAGTAAGCTTGAGCTTGACGAGCTTCGTGGAAACATTGGCGTAGCGACCCAAGACGTTCTCTTGTTCTCCGATACAATCGAGGGAAACATTTCATATGGCAACCCTGATCTTCCGGAGGAAGAGGCGATAACTTATGCCCAGCTCGCTTCCGCACATGATTTCATTACCAAGATGTCCGAAGGATATGACACCATTGTGGGGGAACGTGGGATCGGTCTGTCCGGTGGGCAGAAGCAACGTATCGCATTGTCTCGTGCTATGGCAGTCCGACGGCCTATTCTGATTCTGGATGACACAACCTCTGCTGTCGATCTTGAGACGGAGGAACACATTCAAAAAAGTTTGCGCGAGCTTGATTATCCTTGTACGAAGATCATTATTGCACAGCGTGTGTCTACTACCGCACAGGCCGATCGCATCCTCATTCTGGATGGCGGTCGCCTGGTCGAACAAGGAACTCATGCAGAGTTGCTGGAGAAGCGTGGATATTACTACGATGTGTTTATGCTACAGAACGAGGGGATTGAAAGGAAGGTGACTACTCATGGCAAGGAATAA
- a CDS encoding ABC transporter ATP-binding protein produces MARNKFDIDEDLESPFDIKHFRRAYVYIKQHKKPMIISLVLSALSAAIALTAPLIMQHVVDVTIPAKDASALVGWSALMLVTIIVSVYLATIRSRIMTRVGQDVIFEIRTDLFKHLQQLPFKYYDDRPQGKILIRVVNYVNSVSDVLSNGIINFILEIINLIFIAAFMFAVNVQLSLIILAGLPVFLAIMLLIKTRQRRAWQSVSNKSSNLNAYLQESISGIRVTQIFSREQHNAGTFSRLSGNYRQVWMRAMIFNNLVPFSVDNLATMVTMLIYLVGLLALDPVNVTFGVILAMSSYAARFWQPILNLSNLYNNFINAVAYLERIFETLDEPVTVSDVPDARELPSVKGNVTFDNVTFAYDPGINILENLMFDIKAGQSIALVGPTGAGKTTVVNLISRFYNLTDGKILIDGHDISQVTLRSLRSQMGIMLQDSFIFSGTIMDNIRYGKLDATEEEIIAAAKTVCADEFIREFEHGYLTEVNERGSKLSQGQRQLISFARTLLADPRILILDEATSSIDAKTERLLQQGLNELLKGRTSFIIAHRLSTIKNCDRIMYVNNKGIAESGSHDELIARRGLYYRLYTAQRMEA; encoded by the coding sequence ATGGCAAGGAATAAATTCGACATCGACGAAGATTTAGAGTCTCCCTTCGATATTAAGCACTTTCGACGTGCGTATGTGTATATAAAGCAGCATAAGAAACCTATGATCATCTCGTTAGTGCTGAGCGCGCTATCAGCGGCTATTGCACTTACGGCCCCGCTCATTATGCAGCATGTTGTCGATGTGACTATTCCTGCAAAAGACGCCTCCGCTCTTGTGGGTTGGTCAGCGCTGATGCTTGTAACGATCATCGTCAGCGTTTATTTGGCTACCATCCGCTCGCGGATCATGACGCGAGTCGGGCAGGACGTTATTTTCGAGATTCGTACAGATTTATTCAAGCATCTACAACAACTGCCGTTCAAATATTACGACGACCGACCGCAGGGTAAGATCCTCATCCGGGTCGTTAACTATGTCAACTCGGTTTCGGATGTGTTATCCAACGGGATAATCAACTTTATTCTTGAAATTATAAATCTGATCTTTATCGCTGCATTCATGTTCGCCGTCAATGTTCAGCTTTCGCTGATCATTCTCGCAGGATTGCCTGTCTTCCTCGCGATCATGTTACTCATTAAGACCCGCCAACGGCGAGCTTGGCAATCGGTGTCTAACAAAAGCTCCAATCTAAACGCATATTTACAGGAGAGTATCAGCGGTATTCGCGTAACACAGATCTTCTCTCGTGAACAGCACAATGCTGGCACATTCTCACGCCTATCAGGAAATTATCGCCAAGTGTGGATGCGGGCTATGATTTTCAATAACCTTGTCCCCTTTTCAGTCGATAATTTGGCCACAATGGTAACGATGTTGATTTATCTAGTGGGTCTACTAGCACTCGACCCTGTGAATGTAACCTTCGGGGTGATTCTCGCTATGAGCAGCTACGCTGCGCGCTTCTGGCAACCGATCCTGAATCTCTCAAACTTGTACAACAACTTCATTAACGCTGTTGCTTACCTTGAGCGAATTTTCGAAACGCTTGATGAGCCCGTTACTGTCAGCGATGTTCCCGATGCGAGAGAACTGCCGTCCGTTAAGGGCAATGTGACCTTCGATAACGTGACCTTTGCCTATGACCCAGGAATCAACATTTTGGAGAACCTCATGTTCGATATCAAGGCAGGGCAAAGTATTGCTTTGGTTGGACCGACTGGTGCTGGTAAAACAACGGTCGTCAACTTGATCTCACGCTTCTATAATCTCACTGACGGTAAAATTCTTATCGACGGTCATGACATCTCGCAGGTAACATTGAGGTCCTTACGTAGCCAAATGGGAATAATGCTGCAGGACAGCTTCATCTTCTCCGGCACGATCATGGACAATATCCGTTACGGAAAACTTGATGCCACTGAAGAGGAAATTATCGCCGCTGCAAAGACGGTTTGTGCCGATGAGTTCATCCGCGAGTTCGAACACGGTTACCTGACAGAGGTCAACGAGCGTGGTTCAAAGCTATCACAGGGACAGCGACAGCTCATTTCTTTTGCAAGAACGTTGCTCGCTGACCCGCGCATTCTAATCCTGGACGAAGCTACTTCGTCGATCGATGCCAAGACCGAACGGTTGCTCCAACAAGGCTTGAATGAGCTACTTAAGGGAAGAACTTCTTTTATAATCGCGCATCGACTTTCCACCATTAAAAACTGCGATCGCATTATGTATGTGAACAATAAGGGGATTGCAGAATCCGGTTCACACGATGAGCTCATTGCTCGTCGTGGTCTCTACTATCGACTCTATACAGCGCAGAGGATGGAAGCTTAA